One genomic segment of Procambarus clarkii isolate CNS0578487 chromosome 34, FALCON_Pclarkii_2.0, whole genome shotgun sequence includes these proteins:
- the LOC138370965 gene encoding uncharacterized protein: MAESENKYIVVEDEEGELSIIHIKWMFSASDGSNVGYWPRENQSSKAKRGEIPDPSKWRRFNISKIYSIDSTWELALKHLKKAEETSNMESDTDTSYHHRAVKYRRIPNDVDRDSEDSPPRKVTVSMPRKTAECKLTLDEHQNNMIQESGNLI; encoded by the exons TGGAAGATGAAGAAGGAGAATTGTCAATCATCCATATCAAATGGATGTTTAGTGCATCTGAT GGATCAAACGTGGGCTATTGGCCACGTGAAAACCAATCATCGAAAGCCAAAAGAGGAGAAATACCAGACCCATCGAAATGGAGACGTTTCAACATCAGCAAGATTTATTCCATTGATA GTACTTGGGAACTTGCCCTAAAACACCTTAAAAAGGCAGAAGAAACGTCAAATATGGAAAGTGACACAGACACAAGTTATCACCATAGGGCAGTAAAATACAGAAGAATACCAAATGATGTGGATAGAG ACAGTGAAGATTCACCACCAAGAAAAGTAACTGTTTCCATGCCCCGAAAGACTGCCGAGTGTAAGCTGACTCTAGATGAACATCAAAATAATATGATACAGGAATCaggtaatttaatttaa